One Chaetodon auriga isolate fChaAug3 chromosome 14, fChaAug3.hap1, whole genome shotgun sequence genomic window carries:
- the nipal3 gene encoding NIPA-like protein 3 — protein MDTSRPDGDSYTDNLIGTLLAIFGNVLVSISLNIQKYSHVTLAGTKDPRAFYRTKTWWCGFVFTCLGEAANFVSYAFAPLALVAPLNAVSVLTSSILSLIFLREKTKPKDFAKRYGLSFLGCILTMGGTYLFVAFGPNSHEKLKAENIVTHIVGWPVLLYLLLEIITFCLLLYFYKQRRANYLVVILLLVALLGSITVITVKAVSGMLVLTIEGSMQLNYPIFSVMFVCMVASVVFQARFLSQASKLYDSSLIASVNYILSTAFAMVAGAVFYLEFNHEDVLHICMFLLGSAFCFVGVFLITKNKKQTKTFEPYVSMNMTNGVPTIHDKGLVDFNGSFSYGALVNNDGVVPAPIPVNLEQPPVTASSTEASYDPPDLKKD, from the exons ATGGATACCAGCAGACCCGACGGAGACTCTTACACG GATAACCTCATTGGGACTTTACTCGCTATTTTTGGAAATGTGCTGGTCAGCATCTCCTTAAATATCCAG AAATACAGCCACGTGACGTTAGCTGGAACCAAGGACCCTCGTGCCTTCTACCGCACTAAAACCTGGTGGTGTGGTTTTGTATTTACCTGCCTTGGAGAGGCAGCCAATTTTGTTTCTTATGCCTTTGCCCCCCTCGCTCTTGTAGCACCTCTCAatgctgtgtctgtgctca cgAGCTCAATTTTAAGCCTTATTTTTCTCCGGGAGAAGACTAAGCCAAAGGACTTTGCAA AGCGCTATGGGCTGTCCTTCCTGGGCTGTATCCTAACCATGGGAGGAACATACCTCTTTGTGGCATTTGGACCAAACTCTCATGAAAAACTCAAAGCGGAGAACATTGTCACGCACATTGTCGGGTGGCCTGTTCTCTTGTATCTG CTCCTGGAGATCATCACGTTCTGCCTGCTTTTATACTTCTACAAACAGCGCCGCGCTAACTACCTCGTTGTTATTCTGCTGCTGGTCGCTCTACTGG GCTCTATCACAGTCATTACAGTGAAGGCGGTGTCAGGCATGTTGGTTCTCACCATCGAGGGCTCCATGCAGCTTAACTACCCCATCTTCAGcgtcatgtttgtgtgcatggtgGCTTCAGTGGTCTTCCAGGCCag ATTTCTCTCCCAAGCTTCTAAGCTGTATGACTCCTCGCTGATTGCCAGCGTCAACTACATCCTCTCCACCGCCTTTGCCATGGTAGCTG GAGCTGTGTTTTACTTAGAGTTCAACCATGAAGACGTCCTTcacatctgcatgtttttgttggG ATCTGCGTTCTGTTTCGTGGGGGTCTTTCTCATCAccaaaaacaagaaacagacCAAGACCTTTGAGCCGTATGTCAGCATGAATATGACTAATG GTGTCCCAACTATTCATGACAAAGGCCTGGTAGACTTCAATGGTTCCTTTTCCTATGGCGCTTTGGTCAACAACGATGGAGTGGTTCCTGCTCCCATACCAGTTAACCTGGAGCAACCACCAGTCACCGCGAGTTCCACTGAAGCATCTTACGACCCGCCTGACCTCAAGAAAGATTAA